The DNA window GGAGCAGACGCCGTCGCTTGTGTGAAATCAACCTGTTACAACTTGTGCAAAGCGAATTACGGCGTTACTGTCCTGTCGGATTGCATTACCAGTTATGATAAACGGAAAATTGATGAAATGCTGCGTTATTATGAAAGCCAGGGCAGTAAAATTATTTGTTTGAATGACCTTTTAGTTTAAGTCCTTTCCATATGAACCGCATTGCGCGGCGGGCGAAAAACGCCCGCCGCTTTGCCGTTTATCGATCAATGTTGTGCGTCCTGCATGGTTACTGGTCGCCTTGTTCCCGTCATGTGATTTTTTGTTTTGTGAGAACATATTGAAACAAACCTTAACCCTTGTAGCAGAGCGATTTAGATGTCGGCGGTTCGCGAGTGTATAAAAAAGATGTTTTAGCTTTTTGGGGCTTGGCGAGAGTACAAGTTCATGTATTTTTTTGGCGGCGCTCCATATCGCTCTCGGAATTTGACGATGAAATAGGCAGGCGTGTTAAAGCCACACTCGAACGCAATTTCATTGACTGACAGGGAGGAACTCATGAGAAGCTGAACGGATAGAATCAAGCGCAGCTCGAGAATATACTCCGAAATGCTTCGTCCGGCTTCACGAATAAACAGACTGCCCATGTAATGCGGGTTGAGATGAAAAATCCCAGCCAGCTCGCTTACACTGAGTTTCTTACGATAATTGCTGTTTATATAATTTATTATGCTTTGCACATGGCGGCTGTAGCTTGAATTTCTGTTGGCGGTTAAATGATATTTGCGGATAAAAGCGACTAATATTTCACAGAAAACAGCGGAAAGAACGGAGGGAGAATAGAAATCCGAGTTTTTGATTTCGGAGGCGAGACACTTGATTTTTTCAATCAGCGCGTCAAGCTCATTTTCATCGAATTTTACGTAGAGAGCGTTGTCTTCCGTCATGAGGTTCGCTGCCAACTCCTTTGGTATAAAATCCACCGAGAAGCGTATATTGTACGATTTCAACTTGTTGTTTTCGTCCTGATGCGTGGTGTGGAGGTTGTTCGGCGTTCTGAGGTACGCGCAGCCGCGAGACATACTGAATGATGATTTCTTCAGAATTTGCACACCCATTCCTCCGTACACAAGCTCAAATTCGTAGTAGCTGTGCGCGTGAAGGGAGTTCTGCAGATGCTTCTCGCTTATTCCGTCGTACCTGTGCGTGACGGTAAGCATGGAATCCGCGTTTTTATATTCCGCATAATCGAATTTATCGGTTATATCGTCAAATTCTATAGAATTGATGTAAATGACATTTTTGATATTACTCTCCATTACATCTCAGTCTCCCGATTTTCAGTATTATTGCGGTAAAATTCTTGATTGCCGCAATAATATTAAACTATTTTATTGTCATAGTGTCAACCGCATCAATCGTGCAAATGTGCAATTTATTATATTATTACTGCCGATTATTAATTATTATCAGGCGATTGTGATGCTATAATAAAATCACGCAGACCGGTTCTGCGAAAGAAGCGGCAAAATATGAAAGGGATATAATTTATGTTAAGTATTGATTATAAGGATTACGTAATCAGACTCTCCGATCCGGAAGTTTATGTGGATAACTTGGCCCGTCGGAGAAGCGGACACATGACGCACGCGATGACCGAATTTGCTGAGGGAAAATTCATCGATTTCAACTCGAGCTGCTCCGCAGTACGCGCAGCCGGACACTCGGCCTACGGATTTGTCGAATACCGCATAACGGAAGACTGCGGCAAAACCTATTCCGAGCCCCGCGTGCTTCCGTTTTCACGTGAGGCGTTCCTTGACGGTGTTTTCACCGTTTCGGTCGAGAAAGCGGTAACCTGCGGGGACGGCAGTATTTTGGCTTTTTGTCTGCGAAACACGATGCTTGAACCGGTCTGCTGCGAGCCGTGGCTAACACCGATGGCGGTTTGCAGCCGCGACGGCGGTGAAACCTGGGGAAAGCCGTTTGAGGTATCGCCTTATCCCGGCAGAATTTATGACGTTCTGACTGTCCGAGACAAGGTTATTTTTCTTGAATTCAAGAATGAGCATTTCATCGGAAGCGGACCAAAGCACAAGTATTCCGTATTTATCAGCGAAAACAACGGCGCGGATTTCTGCGAAACCGAACTTCCCATCGACGGAATCGGCAGGGGTTATGGTTCGATTCTGTGCGACGGCAACGGTATTCTTCACGCTTATGCCTACAATGTGAACGACGAACGGCATATGGACCACGCTATAAGTTCCGACCTCGGAAAAACATGGCAAAATGTCGAGCCATGCTATCTGAACCGTGGAATCCGCAATCCTCAGACCGCACTGATTGATGGGGTTTATGTTCTGCACGGACGCGGAGAGAATGCAAACGGTTTTGTTTTCTATTTTTCAACTGACGGCTGCACCTGGAGCGAAGCTTCGTTCGCAGGTGATAAGAGCGGAGGCTGCTACTATTCAAACAATCTGCTGCTAAATGATGCCGGAAGAAATTTTCTGCTGATACAGTATTCCGAGATGTGTACAAACGCGGACTCTAAGCCGGGGGAAAATTCTCAGGTGGACGTGATGCACAGAACGCTTGAGATTATTAGAAGATAATGAAAATGGACAGACTTTTTCGGATAAATGAAAAGTTGGCAAACGGGGAAATCCTTTACGGAACACACGTATTCTGCGGCGCTCCGCCGCTCACTGAATGTCTCGCGCAGATCGGATTCGATTTGCTTTGGATTGATATGGAGCATACCGCAATCGGAATCGAGAGCCTGCAAAACAATCTGATTGCAGCCCGCGCGGGCGGAACGCCTGCGATAGTCAGGATACCGTGGAACGAAAAGGTATTGGCAAAGCCTGTGCTTGATATGGGGCCGGACGGAATTATATTCCCGGATATCAGAACCGCCGATGAAGCTCGCGCCGCCGTTTCCGCCTGCGAATATCCGCCGAATGGAGAACGCGGCTACGGCCCGCTGCGCGCACTCAACTACGGCGGCATTGACAAGACCGATTATGTTGATCGTTTATACCGCAGGACACAGCGTTTTTTGCAGATCGAACATATCGATGCGGTTAATAATCTCGAGGAAATAACCGCGGTTGAAGGGGTCGACGGATACATTGTCGGACCGAACGATCTCTCCGGCTCCGCCGGGCACATCGGACGATACGATCACCCGGATATGACGCAGATTTACGACCGCATCGGAGAAGTTATGCGCAGGCACGGCAAATTATTTGGCGTATCTCTCGGCTACGACCCGGATATTATGTCCGAATGGCTTGAGCGCGGCGCAAAAATGATTTTTTCGGGCAATGATGTCGGTTATGTTTTTGACGGCGCGTCGAATCTGCTTCGCGATCTTAAACGGTTAAGCAAATAATTTTTTATTTGAGAAGATACGACCTTATTACCGGAGACCGCGGAGAAATAGAAGCCGCAACAGAAACGATTTAAAAAGCGGGATGCGAAGAGAAGAAATTACCGGAAAGTATGGTAATAATAAAAAAAATATTATATAATCAACGCATGATAGTTCTTATTGTTTTTGAATTAAAATATGTGGGTTTCCGCAGCGCATAGCCTTTTGGGATGTGAGGGCAAGGTGAATTTGATGAAAACCGCACCATTCAAAGAAAAATACGGGCCGTACGCGTTGGTCGCGGCCGGCTCCGACGGATTGGGCTTTGCGTATGCCGAGGCGATTGCAAAGCGGGGATTGAACTTGGTTTTAATTGCCCGTCAGCAAGAGCGGCTCAAAGCTGCGGCGGCCCGGCTGAGAGATACATATAACATCGATGTGATTGCCGTTGCGGCGGATATGGCGGATTTTGAAAATGTGAAACAACAGATCGTCGCTTTGAATGTTTCGATTGGGTTGTTAATTTACAATGCCGCATACGCTCCGATCGGCCTGTTCGAAAACACCGGCGAAGATCGTTTGGCGCTTGCCGCAGCCGTGAACGTGAAAGCGCCGCTGCTGCTGACAAAACTCTTATCCGAGCCGATGATTCAACAAAAACGAGGTGGCATTGTGCTGATGTCGTCGCTCGCCGGAGGGCAGGGCAGCCCGAACCTCGCGACTTATGCGGCGACAAAATCATTTAACGCCATATTGGCCGAAGGCCTTTGGAAAGAGCTGAAACCGCACGGTGTTGATGTGATTGCCTGCTGTGCCGGCGCGATCCTGACGCCCGGTTATCAACAGGCCGAAAAGGCCAAACCGGCGCCGGGTACGATGGAAGCAAGCGAAGCCGCCGAGCAGACGCTGAACGCGTTGGGCAGAGGGCCTATCATCATTCCCGGCGTCACGAACAAAATCGGCCGTTTTGTGCTCTCCAGAATTTTGAGCCGAAAAGCCGCCATCAATCTCATGTCGAAGAATACGGGAGGATTGTCATGAAGATATTTTTAGGGTTGGTGACTCCGCTGATCGTTTACGCGGGCATCACGCTGCTGCACGTTATCATCCCGTCTAAAAAGGTCAGGGGATATGTCAAAAACGAAACGACGGGCGAGGTCTTGACTTATCGGATCAACGGAAAATTCGTGCTTTGGACAAGCATCCTAATTTGGTTTCTGCTTGGGTATACTAACTTTGTCCCTTACACGTGGCTGTATGACAACCGTTGGCTGTGTCTGATCGGCGGGGTCATCATCGGGCTTACTTACTCTTTTTACATGGTTTTAAAACATCCGTCCACGGGCAAATCGTTCTTAGCGGACCTTTGATTTGGCAGGGTCAAAAACCCGCAATTAAAAGGCGGCTTTGTCGATGCAAAGCTGTGGCTGTATCTGATCGGCGCGGTGATGCTCCAGCTGAACGTGCTTTCGTTTGCGGCGTATCACGTATTGAACGTGCAAAATATCAACTACGGGTTCCTGCTCGGCTGCGCGATGCTGACCTGGTTTTGCTTTGAGTATCTCATCTTTGAAAAAGTGCATCTGTGGACATACGATTTTATCGCCGAGCGGGTCGGGTTCAAATTGGGATTCGGCTGTTTGGCGTTTTACCCCTATTTTTATGCGGTTGCGCTTTGGTTTACTGCAAACCTCCCCGATCCCGGTCATCCCGTGTGGCTGACCGCGCTCTTCGGCGTACTCTTCCTCTTTGGGTGGGTGTTCACACGCGGCGCGAATATGCAAAAGTATTACTTTAAAACGCAGCCCGACAAAAAATTTCTTTGGATGACCCCCGAGGTGCTCAGTAACGGCAGCAAGACCCTGCTTGCGAGCGGTTTTTGGGGCGCAAGCCGCCACATCAATTATTTTGGGGAGATCATTCAGGCGCTTGCGATCGCCCTTGCCGCCGGTTACATCGGGGTTTGGCCGGTATGGCTGTATCCGGCGTATTACATCGGGTTGATGTTTTCTCGCCAAGTCGACGACGACAAGATTTGCAAAGAAAAATACGGAGACCTTTGGGATCAATACACCCAAAAGGTGAAATACAAGATCATTCCGTTTATTTATTGAGTACGGATTAGCAAGGTGTGGAAGAAAACCGAAGGGTGTTTGGAAGATAGGAAAGCAATATGAAAAAGTCGAATTCAAATTTGATCATCGTTATCATTCTGGTACTGCTTTCAGTGCTTGTATATGCCGTTCAAATGATAATTTTTGATTCTCCCCGCGACACAGGATTCTACCTGTTTCAAGATCTCGCCTTCCTTCCGCTTCAGATCGCGATTGTTACGATCGTACTCGGCAAATACCTGAAAAGCCGTGAAAAAGCCGAGAGATTGAAAAAAATCAGCGTGGTGATTAACGCGTTTTTCAGTGAAGCAGGTACAGAAATCCTGATGAATCTGGCCGTCTTCAGCAAGAACTGTGACGAGATCAGGTCAAAGCTGGATGTACAGACAGATTGGTCTGACAGTGTTTTTTCAAAGACCGTAAAATACCTGCTGAATGCAGATATACAAATTGATTGCAGCGCAAAGCAACTGGGGACTTTGAAAGAGCTGATGAAAAACAAGAGAGACTTTTTGATGAAAATCATTGAAAACCCGAATCTTTTGGAGCACGATACTTTTACGGATATGCTCCTTTCGGTTTTTCATGTGATGGAAGAATTAACGGCAAGAAGTGAATTCGAAGAGGGGTGCAGCGCCGATATGGCGCACATTTCAAATGATCTGAAAAGAGCATATAAAGCCCTACTCATACAATGGGTTGAATACATGAGGCATCTGCACACGGAATACCCATATCTCTATTCTCTTGAGATTCGAAAAAATCCGTTCTTTAAAGACAGAAGTGTTGTGATCAGGTAATTGAGTTTCTATACCGGCGACTTCCATCCGATTGCCGTCCTACTGACACTAATTACGTAATAAAACGGAGGTTCGTATGAATATACAGATTTTCGGGATCTCAAAATGTTTTGATACCAAGAAAGCGCAGCGGTATTTCAGCGAGCGCAAAATCAAGGTGCAATTCATTGACCTGAAGGAAAAGCCCATGAGCCGCGGTGAGTTTAACAGTGTGAAAGCTGCCGTCGGCGGTTATGAAAAGCTGGTTGACGAGAACTGCAAGGATCAGGATTTATTGGCACTTTATAAGTACCTGACCAAGGAGGCAAAGGAAGAAAAAATCCTTGAAAATCAAGTACTCCTGAAAACCCCAATCGTCCGCAACGGCAAGCAAGCGACTGTCGGCTACGCGCCGGAGGTTTGGAAAACATGGGCGTGAGGGTATGTCTTCGAGTCACCTTGTTTACAAACTGATCCAGAAAAACGGGGTATACCCCGAAATGGTTCAGGCGCAGGCGCAGTGGTATCGGTGATAAACACGCGAGATGGGGAGAAAAAAGGAGCGTTTTCACCGTATATTGACATTTTACTCCAAACATTTATAATGGAGTTGTTAGGATTTGGGAACTAAATCTATTAATCGAACGGAGATATGAAAACACATATGCTTAAATTATTTAAAAGGTCCTATGCGTTATATTGGGTATTGACAATGCTCGGTATTATTCCGATTGCCGCTTTAATTTGGAATAATTATCCCATTGGGTTGCTCTATATTATAGCAATTCCCGTTTGGATGATTATTGCGGGTATGATCGCCAATATATATGGAGTAAAATTAACCCAAAATATGAACGCAACGCTGAACGATGAATGCAATACCAAAGATTTCATTGCATTTTATGAAAAGGCATTAGAAAAAGAAAATATCAATTACTTAAGAAGTTATATTTTATTAAATTTGAGCGCAGGCTATTTGTCAAGCGGAGATTTCGCGGCTGGCAAACAGATTTTGGATATGGTGAGCAGAATTCCGGACACAAAAGACGGGGCTTCGCATACTGTATGCTTCTTTAATAACCTTGCGGTATATTACATAAGAACAAATGAATTGGATTACGCAGAAAATACGTTGAAAAATTTGAATGAGGCATTAAAAAATCCCAAGCTGGATACAAAATATTATGTACGGTACGAACGATTGTACAGCTTCGGAAATGTCGTAATCAATGTGGCAAGAGGAAATTATAACGGCGCAGAAGATTATTTAAATATGCTCTTTGACAAAGACAAAACGCTGCTTATGAAAGTTTCAGCAAAGTATTACTTGGGCGATTTATACGTCCGTTTGGGCGATCCCGAAAAAGCGGCGTCGGCTTTTGAATACGTTCTGCAAAACGGCAATGACACCTATTACGCTCAAAGAGCCAGCGAATATCTCGGCAAACCTCTCATAACCGCATTACCGCCAGTTAAGCCGTAGGATGGATTTGAAACCTATATATATGACCGAGTAAAATTTGTTACAGAAAGGAAAGCAAAATGGACGACTGGAGGAATGGGCGTAACTGCTGTTATACTTATTTTAAGATTACCGGTGATTTCGATCCCGATGTTGTCACCGGAATTATAGGATTAGTCCCTTTGGAATTTTGGCGTAGCGGTGATTTACGTAAAAATGGAACTGTTTATAATTTTTCTTTGTGGGAATACGGAAGATGTGATGAATATGATGTTTACGTTGAAAATCAAATGATGAAAACGATACAAGACTTAATACCGAAAACAGATATTCTCTGCAAAATCAAAAAACAATACGATGTTAATTTTACTCTTGAGATAGTCCCTTCCATATATGTGAACGACATCAATCCATGTTTAGCCCCCAATAGAGAGGTAATAAAGTTTTGTTATGAAACAGAGACAGATTTAGACATTGACCTGTATGTTTTTAATTCTTCCGAAGACTAATCGACGAGATTTTAAATGATTATTTGAAAACTGTTTATGAGGTAAAATGATGGATTTGCCTATCAAAGCATTTTGTCTGAACGGAAATAACGGAAAAATCGAATTAATCATTACCGAAGTGTTGGGATATCCCGATAATACATCAATCGAAGGCGGATATGATGTTAAAGGAATTCTCAATATAAATATTGGGTGTTACTTTGTTCGATATGATAATTTTTATTTTGCCACGGGAGTGCTTTATAGATTCCTTGAGGGTTTGGAGGCATGTTATCAAAATTTGAAAGGCAAAGCGGAATACAAGCATTTGTATGAACGTGACTTAGAATTCACTTTAGAGATGAAGAGTTTAGGTCATGCAATGATAAGCGGAACATTTCGAGAGGATCCGGCCGTAAGCACTGCGTTGAACTTTGAAATGTCAACGGATCAGACATTTATGAAATCAGCTATCAGCGATATAAAAAATGTGATGAAACTCTTTGGTGGATATACAGGGTTAAAAGATCAATAAGCAAAATACATGCAAGAAAGCGTTTGGCCTTGTTTTAAACCATTGTTTAAAGGAGAATCCTATGCCGAGAAAATTGTTTTACCAACTGACCGCAAAGGTCGTGAGCGGGGCGGTGCTGCTCTCGTTTTGGCAGTCGACGCCGGTCTACCACGACAAATCCATGCCGGCGGACACGGTTTTTACAATCTACCGCAAACCGGAGCCGGAGTTTGCCTTCGGTCAGGATTATGAGGAATACTTTGACTCCACGCAAATCGAGCAGGCCGAGGTTCTCTATCGGGGCACGCTGGAGCTCTTTTATAAAAGGCGGTATTTCTACACGGACGAACCCGTTCAGATCGGCATGACTTACTGTTATTGGGTCGGTGTATTTGGGGACGCCCATCCGCCGTTCGGCCCCTGTTTTGTCAAA is part of the Oscillospiraceae bacterium genome and encodes:
- a CDS encoding isochorismatase family protein, which produces GADAVACVKSTCYNLCKANYGVTVLSDCITSYDKRKIDEMLRYYESQGSKIICLNDLLV
- a CDS encoding AraC family transcriptional regulator, with amino-acid sequence MLTVTHRYDGISEKHLQNSLHAHSYYEFELVYGGMGVQILKKSSFSMSRGCAYLRTPNNLHTTHQDENNKLKSYNIRFSVDFIPKELAANLMTEDNALYVKFDENELDALIEKIKCLASEIKNSDFYSPSVLSAVFCEILVAFIRKYHLTANRNSSYSRHVQSIINYINSNYRKKLSVSELAGIFHLNPHYMGSLFIREAGRSISEYILELRLILSVQLLMSSSLSVNEIAFECGFNTPAYFIVKFRERYGAPPKKYMNLYSRQAPKS
- a CDS encoding sialidase family protein, with the translated sequence MLSIDYKDYVIRLSDPEVYVDNLARRRSGHMTHAMTEFAEGKFIDFNSSCSAVRAAGHSAYGFVEYRITEDCGKTYSEPRVLPFSREAFLDGVFTVSVEKAVTCGDGSILAFCLRNTMLEPVCCEPWLTPMAVCSRDGGETWGKPFEVSPYPGRIYDVLTVRDKVIFLEFKNEHFIGSGPKHKYSVFISENNGADFCETELPIDGIGRGYGSILCDGNGILHAYAYNVNDERHMDHAISSDLGKTWQNVEPCYLNRGIRNPQTALIDGVYVLHGRGENANGFVFYFSTDGCTWSEASFAGDKSGGCYYSNNLLLNDAGRNFLLIQYSEMCTNADSKPGENSQVDVMHRTLEIIRR
- a CDS encoding aldolase/citrate lyase family protein; the protein is MDRLFRINEKLANGEILYGTHVFCGAPPLTECLAQIGFDLLWIDMEHTAIGIESLQNNLIAARAGGTPAIVRIPWNEKVLAKPVLDMGPDGIIFPDIRTADEARAAVSACEYPPNGERGYGPLRALNYGGIDKTDYVDRLYRRTQRFLQIEHIDAVNNLEEITAVEGVDGYIVGPNDLSGSAGHIGRYDHPDMTQIYDRIGEVMRRHGKLFGVSLGYDPDIMSEWLERGAKMIFSGNDVGYVFDGASNLLRDLKRLSK
- a CDS encoding SDR family NAD(P)-dependent oxidoreductase yields the protein MKTAPFKEKYGPYALVAAGSDGLGFAYAEAIAKRGLNLVLIARQQERLKAAAARLRDTYNIDVIAVAADMADFENVKQQIVALNVSIGLLIYNAAYAPIGLFENTGEDRLALAAAVNVKAPLLLTKLLSEPMIQQKRGGIVLMSSLAGGQGSPNLATYAATKSFNAILAEGLWKELKPHGVDVIACCAGAILTPGYQQAEKAKPAPGTMEASEAAEQTLNALGRGPIIIPGVTNKIGRFVLSRILSRKAAINLMSKNTGGLS
- a CDS encoding arsenate reductase family protein, which codes for MNIQIFGISKCFDTKKAQRYFSERKIKVQFIDLKEKPMSRGEFNSVKAAVGGYEKLVDENCKDQDLLALYKYLTKEAKEEKILENQVLLKTPIVRNGKQATVGYAPEVWKTWA
- a CDS encoding tetratricopeptide repeat protein produces the protein MKTHMLKLFKRSYALYWVLTMLGIIPIAALIWNNYPIGLLYIIAIPVWMIIAGMIANIYGVKLTQNMNATLNDECNTKDFIAFYEKALEKENINYLRSYILLNLSAGYLSSGDFAAGKQILDMVSRIPDTKDGASHTVCFFNNLAVYYIRTNELDYAENTLKNLNEALKNPKLDTKYYVRYERLYSFGNVVINVARGNYNGAEDYLNMLFDKDKTLLMKVSAKYYLGDLYVRLGDPEKAASAFEYVLQNGNDTYYAQRASEYLGKPLITALPPVKP
- a CDS encoding DUF4279 domain-containing protein encodes the protein MDDWRNGRNCCYTYFKITGDFDPDVVTGIIGLVPLEFWRSGDLRKNGTVYNFSLWEYGRCDEYDVYVENQMMKTIQDLIPKTDILCKIKKQYDVNFTLEIVPSIYVNDINPCLAPNREVIKFCYETETDLDIDLYVFNSSED